One Bartonella kosoyi DNA segment encodes these proteins:
- the dusA gene encoding tRNA dihydrouridine(20/20a) synthase DusA — MIFYNLPSPVKFAVAPMLDWTDRHCRFFYRLLTKKALLYTEMMVADAVIHGVREQLLAFSHKECPVALQLGGEDPKKLAEAARIAEDFGYNEINLNVGCPSNRVQAGVFGACLMLDPDTVANAVEAMKKAVTIPVTVKCRLGVDEQDEEFALDLLAEKVWNAGCDALWVHARKAWLKGLSPKENRNIPPLNYERVYKLKRKYPHKFIGINGGIKSINEIKEHLIFCDATMVGRQVYHDPTLLKHIDFELYGESKNNLSESDLIELMCDYAARHIASGGRLSHVTRHMIGLFHGRGGARRWRQILSNEATKPNADIYILKEAFSALMG, encoded by the coding sequence ATGATATTTTACAATCTTCCATCGCCTGTAAAATTTGCAGTAGCTCCAATGTTGGACTGGACAGACCGACATTGCAGGTTTTTTTATCGTCTTTTAACAAAAAAAGCACTCCTTTATACGGAAATGATGGTAGCAGATGCCGTCATTCATGGTGTGCGCGAACAATTGTTGGCTTTTAGCCATAAAGAATGTCCCGTGGCATTACAATTAGGGGGAGAAGATCCGAAAAAGTTAGCAGAGGCTGCACGGATTGCTGAAGATTTTGGTTATAATGAGATAAACCTCAATGTTGGTTGTCCATCAAATCGTGTTCAAGCAGGTGTATTTGGAGCTTGTTTGATGTTAGATCCTGATACTGTGGCAAATGCTGTGGAAGCCATGAAAAAAGCGGTTACGATACCTGTAACGGTCAAATGTCGTCTTGGGGTCGACGAGCAGGATGAAGAATTCGCTTTAGATCTTTTAGCGGAGAAAGTTTGGAATGCAGGATGTGATGCCCTTTGGGTTCATGCGCGTAAAGCCTGGCTAAAAGGATTGAGTCCAAAAGAAAATCGCAATATACCGCCCCTTAATTATGAAAGAGTTTATAAATTAAAACGTAAATATCCTCATAAATTCATTGGGATAAATGGTGGGATTAAATCAATTAATGAGATAAAAGAGCACTTGATTTTCTGTGATGCTACCATGGTTGGTCGCCAAGTTTATCATGATCCAACTTTGTTAAAGCATATTGATTTTGAACTCTATGGTGAGTCGAAGAATAATTTGAGTGAGAGTGATCTTATTGAACTCATGTGTGATTATGCGGCTCGACATATTGCATCGGGAGGGCGTCTTTCTCATGTGACGCGTCACATGATTGGTTTATTTCATGGGCGGGGAGGGGCACGTCGATGGCGGCAAATATTATCGAATGAGGCGACAAAACCAAATGCAGATATCTATATTTTGAAAGAAGCTTTTTCTGCTCTCATGGGATAA
- the glpD gene encoding glycerol-3-phosphate dehydrogenase: protein MKNEIMKTTTHYELFIIGGGINGCGLARDAAGRGFKVGLAEMNDLASGTSSASTKLIHGGLRYLEHYEFKLVREALKEREIILRIAPHIVRPLRFLLPYHKELRPAWMLRVGLFIYDYLGKWNQKLWRSKTINFSKKFCSILKKEYQRGFEYSDARVDDARLVIANARDAEKCGADIKVWTEVLSLKKEDKKWCIVLQDKLSGKKYNVTASYVANMTGPWIDHVLTSILNCKEHPPVRLVKGSHILVPKLYTHDRAYIFQNGDGRIIFAIPYQEDFTLLGTTDYNYQGNPANVHITDTEIDYICAAASEYFMQPVSPKTIVWSYSGVRPLYDDGSSKAQEITRDYVLKEMGTGSTPKILNLYGGKITTYRKLAEDAMKFVEKELGKKGSSWTANAVLPGGDFPYNQLDTIENRIALLTPDLDAFTHRRLARSYGTEALVIFADGKANRGKNFGHGLYEVEVKWLMEKEWAKTCDDVLWRRSKLGLFFNEQEVDTLSSYMQSQKETEQRL from the coding sequence ATGAAAAATGAAATTATGAAAACCACAACGCATTATGAGCTGTTTATCATTGGGGGAGGCATAAACGGGTGTGGATTGGCAAGAGATGCAGCTGGACGCGGTTTTAAAGTAGGATTAGCTGAAATGAATGATCTTGCATCGGGAACATCAAGTGCATCAACAAAGCTTATTCATGGTGGTCTTCGTTATCTTGAACACTATGAGTTCAAACTTGTTCGTGAAGCACTGAAAGAACGTGAGATCATTTTACGTATAGCTCCACATATTGTGCGTCCTTTGCGTTTTCTTCTTCCTTATCATAAAGAATTGCGCCCTGCTTGGATGTTGCGTGTTGGACTTTTTATTTATGATTATTTAGGGAAATGGAATCAAAAATTGTGGCGTAGTAAAACAATTAATTTTTCAAAAAAGTTTTGCTCTATACTAAAGAAAGAATATCAGAGAGGTTTTGAATATTCTGATGCCAGAGTCGATGATGCCCGTTTAGTCATTGCCAATGCACGTGATGCAGAAAAGTGCGGAGCGGATATAAAAGTATGGACAGAAGTTCTCTCTTTAAAAAAAGAAGACAAAAAATGGTGTATTGTTTTACAAGATAAGTTAAGTGGCAAAAAATACAATGTCACAGCCTCTTATGTCGCGAATATGACAGGTCCGTGGATTGATCATGTTTTGACAAGCATATTAAACTGTAAAGAACATCCACCAGTACGGCTTGTAAAAGGTTCTCATATTTTGGTTCCCAAGCTTTATACGCATGATCGTGCTTATATTTTTCAAAATGGTGATGGGCGTATTATATTTGCTATTCCCTATCAAGAAGATTTTACCTTGCTTGGGACCACAGATTATAATTATCAGGGAAATCCAGCCAATGTTCATATTACTGACACAGAGATTGATTACATTTGCGCAGCAGCTAGTGAATATTTCATGCAACCGGTATCGCCTAAAACGATTGTTTGGTCTTACTCTGGAGTTCGTCCACTCTATGATGATGGATCTTCAAAGGCACAAGAAATTACGCGCGATTATGTTTTAAAAGAAATGGGAACAGGAAGTACGCCAAAGATTCTTAATCTTTATGGTGGAAAGATTACGACTTATCGTAAATTAGCTGAAGATGCGATGAAATTCGTTGAAAAAGAGCTTGGTAAAAAGGGATCATCATGGACGGCTAATGCGGTTCTTCCTGGTGGTGATTTTCCTTATAACCAATTAGATACAATCGAAAATAGGATTGCTCTTTTGACGCCAGATTTAGATGCTTTTACACATCGCAGACTTGCACGTTCCTATGGTACAGAAGCATTGGTGATATTTGCAGATGGTAAGGCGAATAGAGGAAAAAATTTTGGACATGGACTTTATGAAGTAGAAGTAAAATGGTTGATGGAAAAGGAATGGGCTAAAACATGTGACGATGTGTTATGGCGTCGTTCAAAACTTGGCCTTTTCTTTAATGAGCAAGAGGTTGATACTCTTTCTTCCTATATGCAAAGCCAAAAAGAGACCGAACAACGTTTATAG